In the genome of Vanacampus margaritifer isolate UIUO_Vmar chromosome 1, RoL_Vmar_1.0, whole genome shotgun sequence, one region contains:
- the cox16 gene encoding cytochrome c oxidase assembly protein COX16 homolog, mitochondrial isoform X2 — protein sequence MVTGGSFGLREFAQIRYDAQKLNKKLDPSLEAKVNVETQSVMLELEFEKMKDANLDDWKNIRGPRPWENSREYQDQQRMKTTPES from the exons ATGGTGACCGGCGGTTCCTTCGGCCTGCGGGAATTCGCGCAGATTCGCTACGACGCCCAGAAGCTCAACAAGAAA TTGGATCCCTCACTGGAGGCCAAAGTGAACGTGGAGACGCAGTCGGTCATGTTAGAGCTAGAGTTTGAG AAGATGAAGGATGCCAATTTGGACGACTGGAAGAACATTCGAGGGCCCCGGCCCTGGGAGAACTCGCGGGAGTACCAGGACCAGCAGCGCATGAAGACCACCCCGGAGAGCTAG
- the cox16 gene encoding cytochrome c oxidase assembly protein COX16 homolog, mitochondrial isoform X1, producing the protein MFSLKALQKNKTFRYGVPMLLMVTGGSFGLREFAQIRYDAQKLNKKLDPSLEAKVNVETQSVMLELEFEKMKDANLDDWKNIRGPRPWENSREYQDQQRMKTTPES; encoded by the exons ATGTTTAGCCTAAAGGCACTGCAAAAGAACAAGACTTTTAGATATGGAGTGCCTATGCTC CTGATGGTGACCGGCGGTTCCTTCGGCCTGCGGGAATTCGCGCAGATTCGCTACGACGCCCAGAAGCTCAACAAGAAA TTGGATCCCTCACTGGAGGCCAAAGTGAACGTGGAGACGCAGTCGGTCATGTTAGAGCTAGAGTTTGAG AAGATGAAGGATGCCAATTTGGACGACTGGAAGAACATTCGAGGGCCCCGGCCCTGGGAGAACTCGCGGGAGTACCAGGACCAGCAGCGCATGAAGACCACCCCGGAGAGCTAG